A window of Zingiber officinale cultivar Zhangliang chromosome 5A, Zo_v1.1, whole genome shotgun sequence contains these coding sequences:
- the LOC121981727 gene encoding probable plastid-lipid-associated protein 4, chloroplastic isoform X4, with amino-acid sequence MLVAMAFAPAPIATPSASIPTPRSLFLCHPQLPSPLFSSRLKETSVAAPLELSSSASLRWRTGVSFFPSFLNKKARSREEIKEELLAEIAPLDRGAEATDEDKERIDQIACEIEAVNPTKEPLKSDLLNGKWELIYTTSRSILQVQVTANLIPLNARRVKVQFDTFKILGLIPIKAPGRASGELEITYLDEMIRVSRGDKGNLFILKMVDRSYRVPL; translated from the exons ATGCTCGTAGCCATGGCATTTGCTCCGGCCCCCATCGCTACTCCCTCTGCCTCCATTCCGACACCGAGAAGCCTCTTCCTGTGCCACCCTCAGCTTCCGTCTCCCCTTTTCTCGAGCAGGCTCAAGGAGACGAGCGTCGCTGCTCCCCTTGAGTTATCCAGCTCCGCCTCGCTGAGATGGAGGACTGGGGTTTCCTTCTTCCCTTCGTTCCTCAATAAGAAGGCCAGGTCCCGCGAGGAGATCAAGGAGGAGCTTCTTGCGGAAATCGCGCCACTCGATCGTGGTGCTGAAGCCACTGACGAAGACAAAGAAAGGATCGATCAG ATAGCATGTGAGATTGAAGCAGTAAATCCGACTAAGGAGCCTCTCAAATCAGATTTGTTGAATGGAAAATGGGAGCTTATATACACAACTTCGAGATCAATTCTGCAAGTCCAG GTAACTGCTAACTTGATTCCCCTAAATGCTAGAAGAGTGAAAGTTCAATTTGATACTTTCAAAATACTAGGATTG ATTCCAATAAAAGCCCCTGGAAGAGCCAGCGGTGAATTGGAGATTACTTACTTGGACGAGATGATCAG GGTCTCTAGAGGTGACAAAGGGAACTTATTCATATTGAAGATGGTTGACCGATCATATAGAGTTCCACTTTGA
- the LOC121981727 gene encoding probable plastid-lipid-associated protein 4, chloroplastic isoform X3 codes for MLVAMAFAPAPIATPSASIPTPRSLFLCHPQLPSPLFSSRLKETSVAAPLELSSSASLRWRTGVSFFPSFLNKKARSREEIKEELLAEIAPLDRGAEATDEDKERIDQIACEIEAVNPTKEPLKSDLLNGKWELIYTTSRSILQVQRPKFLRPNGKIYQAINADTLRAQNMETWPYFNQIPIKAPGRASGELEITYLDEMIRVSRGDKGNLFILKMVDRSYRVPL; via the exons ATGCTCGTAGCCATGGCATTTGCTCCGGCCCCCATCGCTACTCCCTCTGCCTCCATTCCGACACCGAGAAGCCTCTTCCTGTGCCACCCTCAGCTTCCGTCTCCCCTTTTCTCGAGCAGGCTCAAGGAGACGAGCGTCGCTGCTCCCCTTGAGTTATCCAGCTCCGCCTCGCTGAGATGGAGGACTGGGGTTTCCTTCTTCCCTTCGTTCCTCAATAAGAAGGCCAGGTCCCGCGAGGAGATCAAGGAGGAGCTTCTTGCGGAAATCGCGCCACTCGATCGTGGTGCTGAAGCCACTGACGAAGACAAAGAAAGGATCGATCAG ATAGCATGTGAGATTGAAGCAGTAAATCCGACTAAGGAGCCTCTCAAATCAGATTTGTTGAATGGAAAATGGGAGCTTATATACACAACTTCGAGATCAATTCTGCAAGTCCAG AGACCAAAATTTCTACGACCCAATGGAAAGATCTACCAAGCAATTAATGCTGATACCTTACGAGCTCAAAATATGGAGACCTGGCCCTATTTTAACCAG ATTCCAATAAAAGCCCCTGGAAGAGCCAGCGGTGAATTGGAGATTACTTACTTGGACGAGATGATCAG GGTCTCTAGAGGTGACAAAGGGAACTTATTCATATTGAAGATGGTTGACCGATCATATAGAGTTCCACTTTGA
- the LOC121981726 gene encoding transcription factor TEOSINTE BRANCHED 1-like, producing the protein MLPFDHDRQLELNPNLLPTFSYFPSSTVPAFYGTTAAGFDGRIVFGSAAVANASASVLPAAAAAAGAEGSRRSGDKRSVQKGTRKGRHSKICTAKGPRDRRMRLSIDVARNFFRLQDMLGFDKASKTVQWLLTMSKAAIKELAFVSSSKNGTCSGNQSLRSTGSSTALPRDDASGSRKATKSSSKTKSKKEAIKPAKKTELHSAQAKELRAKARERARERTSVKRRMLSSSFPIALDPTRVDVSSFDLKTLLDQFADQEVQGDLRVPPPNHSSEEGPIFGNGPATMAEMNFASYIFEEQWEMETLSLYSRS; encoded by the coding sequence ATGCTGCCTTTTGATCACGATCGGCAACTGGAGCTAAACCCTAATTTGCTTCCGACCTTCTCCTACTTCCCTTCTAGTACTGTTCCTGCTTTTTACGGTACTACCGCAGCTGGCTTCGACGGCCGGATCGTCTTCGGTTCGGCTGCCGTCGCGAATGCAAGTGCAAGTGTTCTTCCTGCTGCTGCTGCGGCTGCTGGTGCTGAGGGCTCGAGGAGATCAGGGGATAAGAGATCAGTTCAGAAAGGTACGAGAAAGGGGAGGCACAGCAAGATATGCACGGCGAAGGGGCCGAGGGACCGCAGGATGCGGCTTTCGATCGACGTGGCGCGGAACTTCTTCCGGCTTCAGGACATGCTCGGGTTCGACAAGGCCAGCAAGACGGTGCAATGGCTCCTCACCATGTCCAAAGCGGCCATTAAAGAACTCGCCTTCGTTTCCTCATCCAAGAACGGGACTTGTTCGGGCAACCAGAGCCTGAGGAGCACTGGATCATCAACAGCCTTGCCTCGCGATGATGCCTCCGGGTCCAGGAAAGCTACCAAGTCGTCGTCCAAGACGAAATCAAAGAAAGAAGCCATAAAGCCCGCGAAGAAGACCGAGCTCCACTCGGCGCAGGCCAAAGAACTGCGAGCGAAGGCGCGGGAGAGGGCGAGGGAGAGGACCAGCGTGAAGCGAAGGATGCTGTCTTCTTCCTTCCCGATCGCCCTGGATCCCACTAGGGTCGACGTGAGCTCGTTCGATTTGAAGACTCTACTCGATCAGTTTGCCGATCAAGAGGTGCAAGGGGACCTTCGAGTGCCACCGCCCAACCATTCGAGCGAGGAAGGCCCCATCTTCGGCAATGGTCCGGCCACCATGGCAGAAATGAACTTCGCCAGCTACATCTTTGAAGAACAGTGGGAGATGGAAACCCTTTCCTTGTACTCAAGATCATAG
- the LOC121981727 gene encoding probable plastid-lipid-associated protein 4, chloroplastic isoform X2: MLVAMAFAPAPIATPSASIPTPRSLFLCHPQLPSPLFSSRLKETSVAAPLELSSSASLRWRTGVSFFPSFLNKKARSREEIKEELLAEIAPLDRGAEATDEDKERIDQIACEIEAVNPTKEPLKSDLLNGKWELIYTTSRSILQVQRPKFLRPNGKIYQAINADTLRAQNMETWPYFNQVTANLIPLNARRVKVQFDTFKILGLIPIKAPGRASGELEITYLDEMIRSGRLIMYDDELKGFPLAHAP, from the exons ATGCTCGTAGCCATGGCATTTGCTCCGGCCCCCATCGCTACTCCCTCTGCCTCCATTCCGACACCGAGAAGCCTCTTCCTGTGCCACCCTCAGCTTCCGTCTCCCCTTTTCTCGAGCAGGCTCAAGGAGACGAGCGTCGCTGCTCCCCTTGAGTTATCCAGCTCCGCCTCGCTGAGATGGAGGACTGGGGTTTCCTTCTTCCCTTCGTTCCTCAATAAGAAGGCCAGGTCCCGCGAGGAGATCAAGGAGGAGCTTCTTGCGGAAATCGCGCCACTCGATCGTGGTGCTGAAGCCACTGACGAAGACAAAGAAAGGATCGATCAG ATAGCATGTGAGATTGAAGCAGTAAATCCGACTAAGGAGCCTCTCAAATCAGATTTGTTGAATGGAAAATGGGAGCTTATATACACAACTTCGAGATCAATTCTGCAAGTCCAG AGACCAAAATTTCTACGACCCAATGGAAAGATCTACCAAGCAATTAATGCTGATACCTTACGAGCTCAAAATATGGAGACCTGGCCCTATTTTAACCAG GTAACTGCTAACTTGATTCCCCTAAATGCTAGAAGAGTGAAAGTTCAATTTGATACTTTCAAAATACTAGGATTG ATTCCAATAAAAGCCCCTGGAAGAGCCAGCGGTGAATTGGAGATTACTTACTTGGACGAGATGATCAG GTCTGGTCGCCTAATCATGTATGATGACGAACTTAAAGGATTCCCTCTCGCGCACGCACCATAA
- the LOC121981727 gene encoding probable plastid-lipid-associated protein 4, chloroplastic isoform X1 — protein sequence MLVAMAFAPAPIATPSASIPTPRSLFLCHPQLPSPLFSSRLKETSVAAPLELSSSASLRWRTGVSFFPSFLNKKARSREEIKEELLAEIAPLDRGAEATDEDKERIDQIACEIEAVNPTKEPLKSDLLNGKWELIYTTSRSILQVQRPKFLRPNGKIYQAINADTLRAQNMETWPYFNQVTANLIPLNARRVKVQFDTFKILGLIPIKAPGRASGELEITYLDEMIRVSRGDKGNLFILKMVDRSYRVPL from the exons ATGCTCGTAGCCATGGCATTTGCTCCGGCCCCCATCGCTACTCCCTCTGCCTCCATTCCGACACCGAGAAGCCTCTTCCTGTGCCACCCTCAGCTTCCGTCTCCCCTTTTCTCGAGCAGGCTCAAGGAGACGAGCGTCGCTGCTCCCCTTGAGTTATCCAGCTCCGCCTCGCTGAGATGGAGGACTGGGGTTTCCTTCTTCCCTTCGTTCCTCAATAAGAAGGCCAGGTCCCGCGAGGAGATCAAGGAGGAGCTTCTTGCGGAAATCGCGCCACTCGATCGTGGTGCTGAAGCCACTGACGAAGACAAAGAAAGGATCGATCAG ATAGCATGTGAGATTGAAGCAGTAAATCCGACTAAGGAGCCTCTCAAATCAGATTTGTTGAATGGAAAATGGGAGCTTATATACACAACTTCGAGATCAATTCTGCAAGTCCAG AGACCAAAATTTCTACGACCCAATGGAAAGATCTACCAAGCAATTAATGCTGATACCTTACGAGCTCAAAATATGGAGACCTGGCCCTATTTTAACCAG GTAACTGCTAACTTGATTCCCCTAAATGCTAGAAGAGTGAAAGTTCAATTTGATACTTTCAAAATACTAGGATTG ATTCCAATAAAAGCCCCTGGAAGAGCCAGCGGTGAATTGGAGATTACTTACTTGGACGAGATGATCAG GGTCTCTAGAGGTGACAAAGGGAACTTATTCATATTGAAGATGGTTGACCGATCATATAGAGTTCCACTTTGA